In Deltaproteobacteria bacterium, the genomic stretch TCGCCGCGATCCTCGCCCTCTGCGTGGTGATCATCATCCACGAGTTCGGGCACTACATCGCAGCGGTCGTGGCCGGCATGCACGTCGATCGCTTCAGCCTGTTCGGCATCGGCCCACCGATCGTCAAGCTCGGCCGCTGGCGTGGCACGGAGTTCGTCATCAGCGCGATCCCCTTCGGCGCCTACGTGCAGATCCGCGGCATGGAGGCCGACGACGGCAGCGGCGAGGCCGTACCGGCGCCCCCCGGCAAGATCGCGTTCCGCGATGCGAGCGTCCGCGCGCGCATGGCCGTGATCGCGGGCGGCCCGGTGTTCAACTACCTGTTCGCGATGCTGGTGCTGTTCGGCGTCTACACCACCGCGGGCGTCGCCGGGCCGGTGGTCGCCATCGAGATCCGTGGCGTGCACGACGGCTCGGCTGCGGCAGCGGCAGGCCTGCAGCCGGGCGATCGCGTGCTCGCGGTCGCGGGCACCCCCATCGATCCGGCGCAGGAGGCACGCGACATCGGAGCCGCGACCCAGGCCAACCTCGGCGGCACGATCGCGATCGAGGTCGAGCGCGACGGCCAACCGCTCGCGCTGGAGGCGACGCTGCCGGCCGAGGGTGATGCACCGCTGGGCGTCGACCTCGCCAAGATCGCTCCGCGCGAGCACGTCGACCTCGGCGTCGCGGCCAGCCGGGCGCTCGCCGATCCCTGGCGGGACACGGCCAACCAACTCGAGGGGCTGTACCTCCTCGCGACCGGCAAGCTCAAGGCGAGCATGCAGGGTCCGGTCGGCATCGTGCGATCGATCGCCCGCGAGGCCGACGTCGGCGTGGTGCCGTTCGTGCTGATGGTCGCGTTCATCAGCACGCTGCTGGGGATGTTCAACCTGCTGCCGCTGCCGGCGCTCGACGGTGGTCGGCTCGCGTTCCTCACCTACGAGGGCATCGCGAGGCGCCGCGCGAGCCCCCGCGTCGAGGAGCTGGTCCACGGCTACGGCATGGTCGCGCTGCTGGCCCTGCTGGCGCTCGTCACCATCGGCGACGTGCGGCGCCTGTTCTAGTCGGGCGCCCGCGCACCGCGAGACCCGAAGCGAGACACGAGATCGATGGCACGCCGCGGCAGCGAGAACCCCGACGCCCCCGCGGCGCAGGCGTCGACCGGCGGCTCGCGTCGCAGCAAGGCACCGCCGTCCGACAGCGCGCTCGCGCGTCGCACCAGCCGCGAGTCGCGGGCACCGGCTGGCTTCGTGCCGCGCATCGTCGACGAGGCCACCCTCGAGGCCGCGCTCGAGCGCCTGCCCGGTGACCCCGGCGTGTACCTCATGCGCGATCGCAGGGGCGAGGTCGTGTACGTCGGCAAGGCCCGCAGCCTGCGGGCGCGCGTGCGGCAGTACTTCAACGGCACCGACACGCGCCTGTTCGTGCCG encodes the following:
- a CDS encoding site-2 protease family protein, with amino-acid sequence MTAFAAILALCVVIIIHEFGHYIAAVVAGMHVDRFSLFGIGPPIVKLGRWRGTEFVISAIPFGAYVQIRGMEADDGSGEAVPAPPGKIAFRDASVRARMAVIAGGPVFNYLFAMLVLFGVYTTAGVAGPVVAIEIRGVHDGSAAAAAGLQPGDRVLAVAGTPIDPAQEARDIGAATQANLGGTIAIEVERDGQPLALEATLPAEGDAPLGVDLAKIAPREHVDLGVAASRALADPWRDTANQLEGLYLLATGKLKASMQGPVGIVRSIAREADVGVVPFVLMVAFISTLLGMFNLLPLPALDGGRLAFLTYEGIARRRASPRVEELVHGYGMVALLALLALVTIGDVRRLF